The Osmerus eperlanus chromosome 22, fOsmEpe2.1, whole genome shotgun sequence genome window below encodes:
- the mb gene encoding myoglobin yields MADFDMVLKCWGPVEADYNTHGGLVLTRLFNENPDSQKLFPKFAGIAKCDLACNAAISAHGATVLKKLGDLLKAKGDHAALLKPLATTHAKTHKIALNNFKLITEVIAKVMGEKAGLDAAGQDALRRVMAVVIADIDVTYKELGFTG; encoded by the exons ATGGCAGACTTTGACATGGTGCTGAAGTGCTGGGGCCCAGTCGAGGCCGACTACAACACCCATGGAGGTCTGGTTCTGACccg ttTGTTCAATGAAAATCCAGACTCCCAGAAGCTGTTCCCTAAGTTCGCTGGCATCGCCAAATGCGACCTCGCGTGCAACGCAGCCATATCAGCGCACGGCGCGACCGTGCTGAAGAAGCTGGGTGATCTGCTGAAGGCTAAGGGTGACCATGCTGCACTCCTTAAACCCCTGGCCACCACCCATGCCAAAACGCACAAGATTGCCCTCAACAACTTCAAG CTTATCACTGAGGTCATCGCCAAGGTCATGGGGGAAAAGGCAGGGCTGGATGCGGCTGGGCAGGACGCCTTGAGGAGGGTGATGGCCGTGGTCATCGCTGACATCGACGTCACTTACAAAGAGCTGGGCTTCACTGGCTAA
- the serhl gene encoding serine hydrolase-like protein, whose protein sequence is MIQSLKGIRHLMTSSTMKHAVSEFNMPVPWGEIRGKVWGPDHGRPVLCLHGWADNCGTFNTLVPLLPQDFRYVAVDMAGHGLSSHRPPGVFYSFPSYVADIRRVIDALHWKKFSIIGHSMGGNVAGMFSALYPEMVESVVLLDSYGFLPTDLKEIGQVMRQGFDEMLRFEKKTEEMKERVYTHEKAVQRLMVANPTLSEQSACILLERGLAEVEGGVVFTRDFRINLKNIARVSLEQCLELQSLIQAKVLLVLADEGFEKMFSEPDQKKFTSALIQGYKDHKGIVMTVPGDHHVHLNSPERVATFVADFLQSNSSSYVSGEEVAKL, encoded by the exons ATGATACAGAGTTTGAAAGGTATAAGACACTTAATGACATCGTCCACAATGAAACATGCAG TTTCAGAGTTCAACATGCCCGTGCCATGGGGAGAAATCCGAGGCAAGGTCTGGGGTCCTGACCATGGCCGTCCTGTACTTTGCCTGCACGGGTGGGCTGACAACTGTGGAACATTTAACACCCTTGTACCCTTACTGCCACAAG ACTTCCGGTATGTAGCTGTAGACATGGCTGGTCACGGCCTCTCCTCCCATCGTCCTCCTGGGGTCTTTTATTCCTTCCCCTCGTACGTGGCGGACATTCGGCGAGTCATTGACG CTCTCCATTGGAAGAAGTTCTCCATCATAGGGCACAGCATGG GAGGCAATGTAGCAGGAATG TTCAGTGCCTTGTATCCAGAGATGGTGGAGTCGGTAGTGCTGCTGGACTCTTATGGATTCTTACCCACAGATCTG AAAGAAATCGGGCAGGTGATGAGACAGGGCTTTGATGAAATGCTCCGGTTTGAGAAAAAGACCGAGGAGATGAAGGAGCGGGTGTACACCCATGAGAAAGCCGTGCAGAG ACTCATGGTTGCAAACCCCACTCTGTCCGAGCAGTCTGCCTGCATTCTTTTAGAACGAGGCCTGGCAGAGGTGGAAGGGG GAGTGGTTTTTACCCGTGACTTTCGGATCAATCTG AAAAACATAGCGCGAGTCAGTCTGGAACAGTGTCTAGAGTTGCAGTCACTAATACAAGCTAAAGTACTATTAGTACT AGCTGACGAGGGTTTTGAGAAGATGTTTTCAGAACCCGATCAGAAGAAATTTACCTCTGCTCTTATTCAAGGCTACAAGGATCACAAA GGCATCGTGATGACAGTCCCTGGAGATCACCATGTCCACCTGAACAGTCCTGAGAGAGTGGCCACGTTCGTAGCCGATTTCCTCCAGTCCAACTCTTCCTCATACGTCTCTGGAGAGGAAGTCGCAAAGTTataa
- the pane1 gene encoding centromere protein M → MSVLKPFNKLPELNTANILLVENEEQFQQKLADAIVQQEKTVNVIVRLAKNLPLPMENEESRPRIDLVVFIVNLTSDLSYKSTETSMKYLDPSYFLGKVCFLVTNARNASVPPERLVSVRKLAASFQCPFMCAEDQTTDGVTTAADRLLSILRVAAGLVPMATSLYLSTLTRCTVPADMDQQGFD, encoded by the exons ATGTCTGTACTTAAGCCATTTAATAAACTGCCTGAACTGAACACAGCGAACATTTTG ctgGTGGAAAATGAGGAGCAGTTTCAGCAGAAGCTAGCTGACGCAATTGTGCAACAAGAAAAAACTGTCAACGTCATTGT GAGATTAGCTAAAAATCTTCCCCTGCCCATGGAGAATGAAGAAAGTCGTCCTCGGATAGACCTAGTGGTCTTTATCGTAAACCTCACCTCAGATCTCAG ttacaagTCAACAGAGACTTCCATGAAATACTTGGATCCAAGTTACTTCCTCGGAAAAGTCTGCTTCCTTGTCACCAATG CTCGTAACGCATCAGTGCCCCCCGAGCGCCTGGTCTCTGTCAGGAAGCTAGCTGCATCCTTCCAGTGTCCCTTCATGTGTGCCGAAGACCAG ACGACGGATGGAGTGACCACCGCGGCAGACAGGCTGCTCTCGATCCTCAGGGTGGCGGCGGGCCTCGTTCCCATGGCAACGAGTCTCTACCTGTCCACTTTGACCCGCTGCACTGTGCCCGCTGACATGGACCAGCAGGGCTTTGACTGA